GCGGACAGTCTATCCGTGAACGGCGCGGACGGTGGCATCCACCAGCGCTTCGGGCGTGGGGCGCTCGGCGACGGCGGCCACGGGGATGCCCAGCTGCGTCAGCGCCGTCGCCGTCGTGGGGCCAATGGCCACCACCTTCGCGGACGTCAGCGGCTCACGGCCCACGCCCTCCACGAAGGCCTCCGCGGTGCGCGGCGAGGCGAAGAGCACCACCTGGGGCGGGGCCTCGGCCAGCCGGGCCAGGGCCTCCGGTTCGACGGCGGCGGCCGCGCTGCGGTAGGCCGTCACGCGCGTGACGCGCACGCCCAGGTCGCGCAGGCCGTCCTCCAGCTCCCGCCGTCCCTCCTCCGCCGCCGGCAGGAGCACGTCGTCGTCCGGCCCCAGCACGTCGCGCAGCGCGGTGAAGAGCGCCGCGCCGGTGCCCTCGTGGGGTTCGGCCTCCACCTTCAGGCCGTAGCCCTCCACGGCCCGGGCGGTGCGCGGCCCCACGGCGGCCAGCTTCACGCGGGACAGCCGATCCAACGTGCCCGCGAGCCGCAGGGCCTCCAGGAAGGACTCCACGGCGGAGGGGCTGGCGAACACCACCCAGTGGTAGCGCTGCACGTGCTCCGCCGCGGACGCCAGCGGGCGCGGGTCCTCCGGCGGGTGCAGCTCCAGCAGCGGCAGGCTGAGGACGTCCGCGCCCTCGTCCTCCAGCAGGAAGCACAGCTCCTCGGCCCGCTCACGGGGGCGCGTCACCAAGACTTTGATGCCATCCAGTCGCCGGTCCACGGCCGGCACTCTAGGCGCGGGACGCGCCGTCGCGGCGGCCGAAATCACGCAGGATGTCTCCCGCCCCGCGCGACAGCAGCTCCTCCGCGAGCGCCTCGCCCAGCCGCTCCGCTTCCGGTACGGGGCCCTTCACCTCGCCCCGCACCACCCGCGAACCGTCGGGCCGGCCCACCAGGCCGCGCAGGTACACCTGGCCGCCTTCCACCGTGGCGTGGCCGGCCAGCGGCACCGTGCAGCCGCCCTCCAGCTTCGCCAGGAAGGCGCGCTCGGCCCGCACGGCGTCGCGCGTGAGGGCGTCCTCCAGGGGCTGGAGCAGCGCGCGCACGTCCGCGTCCGCCTCGCGGCACTGGATGGCCAGCACGCCCTGCCCCACCGCCGGCAGGCTGTCCGCCACCGGCACCACCTGGGTGATGTGGTGGTCCAAT
This genomic stretch from Corallococcus caeni harbors:
- a CDS encoding uroporphyrinogen-III synthase, translating into MDRRLDGIKVLVTRPRERAEELCFLLEDEGADVLSLPLLELHPPEDPRPLASAAEHVQRYHWVVFASPSAVESFLEALRLAGTLDRLSRVKLAAVGPRTARAVEGYGLKVEAEPHEGTGAALFTALRDVLGPDDDVLLPAAEEGRRELEDGLRDLGVRVTRVTAYRSAAAAVEPEALARLAEAPPQVVLFASPRTAEAFVEGVGREPLTSAKVVAIGPTTATALTQLGIPVAAVAERPTPEALVDATVRAVHG